In Zingiber officinale cultivar Zhangliang chromosome 11B, Zo_v1.1, whole genome shotgun sequence, a single window of DNA contains:
- the LOC122035080 gene encoding LOB domain-containing protein 37-like: MSCNGCRVLRKGCSDSCLLRPCLQWIDSAEAQAHATVFVAKFFGRAGLMSFISAVPPSRRAALFQSLLFEACGRTINPVNGAVGLLGTGNWHLCQAAVETVLRGGALCPISELASDGRSDEASPEAEGLSSPPKMGFSSFSSVKRRKAPVPFYEDNAPPCDLDLCLIPRSSGSGAREKKRSWRPGTPSMNSEGSVTTSGGESPGSNQTTTEPKLLDLFV; the protein is encoded by the exons ATGAGCTGCAACGGGTGCCGAGTTCTCCGCAAGGGCTGCAGTGACTCCTGCCTTCTGCGGCCTTGCCTCCAGTGGATCGACTCCGCCGAGGCCCAAGCACACGCCACCGTGTTCGTCGCTAAGTTCTTCGGCCGCGCCGGCCTCATGTCTTTCATTTCCGCCGTCCCCCCTTCACGACGCGCAG CTCTTTTCCAATCCTTGCTATTCGAGGCTTGCGGGCGAACCATCAACCCGGTGAATGGCGCCGTGGGACTGCTAGGGACCGGGAACTGGCATCTCTGCCAGGCGGCCGTGGAAACGGTCCTTCGCGGCGGCGCGCTTTGTCCGATTTCGGAACTCGCGTCTGACGGTCGCTCCGACGAGGCGTCGCCCGAGGCCGAAGGCCTAAGCTCGCCGCCGAAAAtgggcttctcctccttctcatcGGTCAAGCGACGGAAGGCTCCTGTTCCCTTCTACGAAGACAACGCACCGCCGTGCGACCTGGACTTGTGCCTGATTCCTCGATCCTCAGGCAGCGGAGCGAGGGAGAAGAAACGGAGTTGGCGGCCAGGGACTCCCTCGATGAACTCGGAGGGATCGGTAACGACCAGCGGCGGCGAAAGTCCCGGAAGCAACCAAACAACCACCGAACCGAAGCTTCTCGATCTCTTCGTGTGA